Sequence from the Nocardia brasiliensis genome:
ACCACCGCCAGGCCGATCGCGCCCGCGAGCAGACCGGCCCGCAGCGACGACAGACCGAGCGTCGCCGACACGGTCTCGGCCTCGGAGGTCTCGAACGACAGCGGCAGCGAGCCGTACTTCAGCGTGTTGGCCAGCTCCTTGGCCGAGGACGCGGTGAAGCTACCGCTGATCTCGCTGGTGCCGTCGGTCTGCACGCCCTGCACGGTCGGCGCGGTGATGACCTTGGTGTCCAGGGTGATCGCGACCTGCTTGTACAGCATGTCCTTGGTCAGCTGGGCCCACTGCTCGGCGCCGGTCGACTTGAACTTCAGCTGGACCACGTTCATCGCCCGCCGCGAATCGAAAGCCGAAGTCGCGTCGGAGATTTCCTGACCGTCGAGCCTGCTCTTGTCCAGCAGGTAGACGTTCCCGTCGGAACCGCAGGTGACCAGCGGCAGGTTCGGATCGTCGTTACCCGCCAGCGGATCCGGCTTGGTGCAGTCGATGGCGGCCATCGCGGCCTGCTGCACGGTGGGATCGGTGCTCTGCCTGGTCGCCCTGGCCTCCTGGATGTCCTTCTGCGTCTGCTCGCGCGAGGTGAGCGCCGGGTCAGGAGCCGGCGTCGGCGTCGGGGGCGCCTGGGCCGGGAAGACACGGCCCTGCGGCGCGGGTGCCTGCGGCTCTTCCGCGGGGGGCGCGGGCTCGGCGCCCGGCTCGGGGGCCGGGGGCGGCACTGCGCCGGGATCACCGGGCGGCGGCACGGCACCGGGTTCGGCGCCGGGGACCGGCTGCGGCGTGCCCGCCTGCGCCCGGCCCGCCTGCAGCACCGGACGGATGAGCAGCTTGGCCGTGGTCGCCATGGTGCGCGCCTGCGCGCCGTCGTCACCCGGCACCGTGATCACCAGGTTGTCTCCGTCGATGACGACTTCGGAACCCAGCACACCGAGACCGTTGACGCGGTTCTCGATGATGGTCTGTGCCTTACGCAGACTGTCCTGGCTCGGCTTGTTGCCGTCGGGCGTTCGCGCGGTCAACGTGACTCGGGTACCGCCCTGCAGGTCGATGCCGAGCTTCGGTTGCGGGGAGTCACCGGTGAAGAACACCAGCGCATAGATCACGGCCAGCAGCGCGGCATAGACGCCGAGCAACCGGAGCGGATGCGCCGATCCCTGGGAAGGTGGCACAGTACGTCATCTCCTAGGCGGGAAGTCGAGAGTGGAACAGGTGGGCACACCGGTGGCGCCGGGCACCACCGTAGCGGTGCCCGGCGCGCGGGCCGACGATCAATCCTTGGTCAGCCGGGTTTCGGTCTGCTCGGCGGATTCCTCGATGGTCTCGGCCGCGGGCGCGTCGACCGGGCTCTCGTCGGTGCTCGTCGCGTCGTCGTCGGTGCGTACCTCGCGGATGGCCGCGCGCAGCCAGGTGGTCACGACCTCCTCGGCGATCTCGAGATCGACCGTGGCGTCGTCGAGCTCGACGACGGTGCCGTACAGCCCCGACGTGGTGATGACCTGGTCGCCGGGCTTGAGGTTGTCCTGCATCTCCGTGATCTTGGCGGCTTCACGCTTCTGACGGCGGACACCGAGGAACATCGGTACGAGCAGGGCTACCAGCAGCAGCGGAAACAGAAGTTCCATCGTCGAAGTCAGTCCCTAGTCTTGTGGGTGGGATGGGTAAGTACCCACAGTCTGCCAGTTCGTGTCGCCACCGCCACACCGGCACACCCGCTGGGGAGCGGCAACCTCCGTCTGGGGACCGCGGGGCCGGGCACGCGAGCACGGCGAACGGCGATCGCCCCGCCGGAGCCGCTCCGTCGGGGCGCGGACCGACACCGAGTCCTCAACCGCTCTCCGTAGACGCGTAGTCGCCGAGCGGGAAGCCGACGGCCTCCGCGCGTTGCGCGTGCCGGTCGGACGCGGCAGGGGTCCGCTCGCCGCGACGGCACGGCACACGGAAGAACCCGGTCGGTTTGCCGGGAAATCTTCCGACGCGAAAGTCATTCGTAGCGAATTCCGTTGGCATACAGTAAGAATCGCAGGGAATTCAGCAGCGCAGGACGTCCCGACGGCGTGGCCGGGGAGCCTGATCTACGCACGCACTCATCGCTTACCGAGCCGTGCCCGGTGGGCCTTCTGCGCTTTCACAAAGGGGACGAGAATGGCCACCGAAGCCAGGATCGACGTCAAGACGCTCCTCCAGAAGGCCGCCGGGGATCTTCGGGCGCCCGAACTGTACGAACTAGCGCGCATCGCCGAAGCGGGACCGTGGTTCGGTATGCCCGCGGCCAGGTCCGGCGAGGCCGCCCGACCGCCGGAGTTCGAGTGGCCACTCGTGTCCGAGCATGCCTATCTGGGTAAGTACGGCCGCGGCACCGCGGCGGTGCACCTGGGCAACGGGCACGAACGCCTGGTCAATCCGATGATCTTCGCCGACGGATTCGGCTACGGCCCCAGCGATCTCGACGGACTGTGGCAGTGGTTCAACGAGCCCTACTCCGACGCCGGTGAGCGGCTGTTCGATCAGCTGCTCGCGGCGGGCATCGATATCGTGCTGCTCGGCTTCGACGCCAGGCACGACTACATCCAGGTCAACGCGGGCGTCGCCCGCGCCTGCATCGCGAAGGTGATCGCCGAGCGGCAGAGCAAGACACCGCTGATCACCGGCGGCGTGAGCATGGGCGGTCAGATCACCCGCTACGCGCTCGCGGCGATGGAACGCGCGGACGAGGCGCACGAGACCGAGACCTACCTGTCCTGGGATTCCCCGCACAACGGAGCGTGGATCCCGCTGATCCTGCAGCAGATGGCGTACTTCTTCGAGTCCTTCGAAGCGGTCCCGCCGGGCAAGGCGAGCAAAGCGGGCCTGATCCGCAGCCCCGCGGCGCAGCAGCTGCTCTGCGCATGGGTAGCCGACTCGCGGTACTCGGGTCCGGTGGCCACCGCATCGCCGCTGCGCGCCCAATTCGTCCAGGAGCTGGCCGATCTCGGCGGGTTCCCGCAGCGCCCGGTGCGGCTCGGCCTGGCCAACGGCCGCGGCGACGGACAGGGCGTCGGGCTCACCCCCGGCGAGATCGCCTTCGACAAGAAGTTCCTCGGCGGCCTGGTCGGCAGCGCCACCGCGCGCTTCCAGCCCGCGTTCGGCGAGCAGCAGCCGGTCGGCGGCATGCACCTCGGACTGACCACGCGCACCACGACCACCACCGCGGTCGCGCCGTTCGACGGTGCGCCCGGCGGCCTGCTCGACTCGTTCGGGCAGGTGGCCACCACGCTCGGGATCGACCTGGCCGAGAACAAACGCTGGAGCTGTTTCGTGCCGTCGATCAGCGCGATCGCGCTGGACTACGACCCGATCACCTGGGAGGTCGATCTCGATAAAGACCTGCGCTCGGTACCCCCGGAGCAGACGGCGCTCACCGAATTCTGTTGCAATGCGACGAATTCCGAGCATTCGGCGGTGACGCCGACCCTCGCAGAGTGGGTGCTGCGCAAGATCGCCAAGTAGACCGCGCCGGGCCCCGCCGGAGCAGTTCCCGCGGGGCCCGTGCGATATCGGCGTCGTCGACCCGGTTACGCGCTCTTGCCGTATACGTAGTCGTCGAGCGGGAAGCTGACGGCCTCCCGGTGCGCGTTGAGCGTGCTGGTCGGGCGCAGCAGGGCTGCCTCACCGTGCTGGTTGAAGTAGTAGCTGCGCGCGGTGGAGCAGTCACCGCCGTAGAACACCGAGGAACCGAGCTTGTCGGTGACCCGGTCCAGGAACCCGGCATTGGCCTGCTCGGTCACCTCGAAGGTCTGCTCGCCGCGGCGGCGCAGCTCGCCGAAGAGCCTGCCCATGTGCTTCATCTGCGCTTCGATGGTGGTGAAGTAGGACAGGCCGCTGTAGGAGTACGGGCTGTTGAGGCTGAGGAAATTCGGGAACTTCGGCACCGTGATGCCCTCGTAGGCCTGGAAACGGTTGTCCCGCCAGAACTTTCCGAGATTGACGCCGTCGCGGCCGATGATCTCTATGGCGGGGAAGTTCACGTCCCACAGGTTGAATCCGGTCGCCAGGATCAACGTATCGATCTCGGTCTTGTGCCCGTCCGCGGTGACGATGCCGTCGGGCTCGATGCGCTCGATCGAGTTGGTCTCCAAGCGCACGTTCGGCTTGTTGAACGTGCGGAAGTAGCTGTTGGAGAAGGTCGGCCGCTTGCAGCCGAAGTCGTAGTGCGGGGTCAGCTGCTTGCGAGTCCGCTTGTCCCGCACCGAGGCGCGCAGATGCGCCTTGGCCAGCACGCCCGCGCCCTTGTTGAGCAGCTTGGCCTGCTTGTAGTGCAGCACACCGACCACCATGAGCGCCTCGAGCAGGCTGGTGTTGACCAGTCGCGCCGCCTTCTGCGTCGCGGGCACCTTCTCGAAAAGCTTCTGGACCGGGCCGGGAATAGCGGTGTCGATCTTGGGCACCACCCAGATCGGCGTGCGCTGGAAGACGGTGAGCGCCTGTACCCGCTTGGCCACCTCGGGGACCAACTGCACGGCGGTCGCGCCGGTGCCGATGATCGCGGCCTTGCGGCCGGTGAGGTCGAAATCGTCCTCCCACGCGGTGGTGTGGATGATCTTGCCCGCGAACGAGTCGATGCCGGGGAACGGCGGGGTGTAGGGCTGCGACAGGAAGCCCGTCGCGGTGAGCAGGTAACGGCCGGTGACGGTTTCCCCGCCGGCCAGGCTGACCACCCACTGCTCGTGCTCCGCGTCCCAGCGCGCGCCGTCGACCACGGTGCCGAAGCGCATGCGCCTGCGCAGGCCGTACTTGTCGGCGATGTGGCTCGCGTACTTCTTCAGCTCGGCGCCCGGCGCGAACAGCCGGGTCCAGTACGGATTCGGTTCGAACGAGTACGAGTAGGTGACCGAGGCGATATCGACCGCGAGCCCCGGGTAATGGTTCACGTGCCAGGTCCCGCCGAGATCGTCCTCGCGTTCGAGGATCACGAAATTGCCGAGGCCGAGCCGATCGAGCTCGATGCCCGCGCCCATCCCACCGAATCCCGCACCGACCACGACCGCGTCGTACTGAGGCGCCACGCCGAACCTCCAGGTATGTGAATCGCTTCTCACGGAATGACACATCATTCCGTTTGTGACGACTGTATCATTGGCGTGGTGACGAAGCCATTGACCCGTGCCGAACGCCGTAAAGCCGAGTTGCGGCAGGAGATCATCGATACCGCTTTCGTCTGTTTCGCGGAGAAGGGCTATCACGCGACCGGCATCGCCGACATCGCCGGACATCTCGGCATCGGGCACGGCACCTTCTATCGGTACTTCAGCAACAAGCGCGACATCATCGACCACGTCATCGACGATCTCTCGGCCAAGATCATCGACACGCTGGGCACCGACAACGCCCCCGACGCCGCGACCACGCTGGACGAGTACCGCGCGCAGACCGACCGGATCGGCCAGGCGCTGACGCACATCCTGATGGGCGATCGCCGGGTGGCCCAGCTGCTGCTCGTGCATGCCCCCGGCATCGACGACGAACTCACCGCCCGCCTATACGGCCTGCTCGACATGGCCGACGCGCTCACCGCGAGCTATCTCGAGCACGGCGTCGAACTCGGTTATCTGCGAGCGGATCTGGATACCGTCAACACCGCGCGCGCGGTCACCGGCATGCTGCTCGCCGGCATCGTGCACGGCCTGCGCGACACCGACGAGGCCACCCTGCGCGGCTTGAACGAAGCGATCCGCAGGCTGCTGATCGACGGCGTCCGCAAAGAGTGAGCACACGACAAGCCCCCTGACGTGCTCCCCCGCGTTATGGTGGTGACAAAGTTCCGTCGCGTCGCCCAGGGGGCCGCTCGTGGTCGCAAGAGACCAGGGAGTACGAAAAATTCACATTCCGGCGGCCGGGCGCATCGAGCCTGACAGAATGTCGCCCGTGACCCCCGAGGATGTGAGCCGGATCAGTTTCGCGACACCACCATTCGGGCAGCGTGGCTACCACGCCGACGAGGTGGACGCCTTCCTCGATCTCGTCGCCGCGACCATGGCCGGTCGCGGCGCGCTGGCCGCCGACGATCTGCGCCACGTCACCTTCGACGCGCCGCGCCCCGGCGGCCGTGGCTACCGCGCCGATCAGGTCGACGAGTATCTCGACCGGGTCCGCATCGAACTCGAGCAGCGCCAGCACGGCGTGCGCCCGGCGCCCTCGGGCAACGGACAGGCCATGCTCACCCCGGATGACGTGCAGCGCATGCGTTTCACGCACGCACCCGTCGGCCGCCGCGGATACAACGAGGAAGAGGTCGACGCGTTCCTGGATTTAGTCGCCGCGACCCTGGCCCACGGCGGACCGGGCAGCCTGACCGTGGCCGACGTGCGCTCGGTGCGGTTCACCGAGGCGCGCCTGGGCGCCCGCGGCTATCAGCGCGACGAGGTGGACGCCTTCTCCGACCTGGTGGTCACCGCGCTGGAACACGCCGAGCATCAACACCATCGCTGGTCGTTGCACCGCGACGCCGATTAATTCGGTTGCGGGTCGGCGCGGCCGTTCCTACCGTGACGGGCATGCATTGCTATGCCACCCCCTACTTCATCCGGCTCCGCAGCGCTCGGGCTCTGGCCCGCTAGCGGACACGGAGAGCATTACTTCGGCGTCCGCGAGCGCGCCCAGGGCCCTTCGAGACTCATCCGACTCGAAGACCCGAAGGGGCAAGCGCTGTGGCGCAAGATTTCGCACACCGGAACTACTCACATACGCAAGGCAAGATCAAGAACGGCGGCGGTGGCCGTCCTTCGAAGGACCGCACCAGGCGGGCGCAGGCTCAGCACACACTGGTGAGTCCGGCCGCGGTGGATTCGATTCTCGCGGTGGCCGATCCGCGCGGAGCGGTACTCGAACCCCAGCCCGGCGACGGACTGCTGACGCAGGCCTTGGCTCGGCGCGGCGCCCAGGTCACCGCGTACGAACCGGATCCGCTCAGTGCCGCGAAACTGTCGGCCCGCACCCGCGGCGACCACGGAATCCGCGTGCTACGAGCCGATTTGAGCAAGACCAGGCCGCCGAGGGAACCGTTCGCCGTGGTCGGGAACGTGCCTGGCGCGGCGACCCGGATCATCGACTGGTGCCTGGCCGCACCGGCGCTCACCTCGGCGACGCTGGTCGTCACCTCGGAATGCGCCGGAGCGAACGGACACTGGGACATGGCGGCGGTCCAGCATTGGCCGTGGTTCGACCGGCAACCACACGGCACGATCGAACCCGCCAGCTTCCGCCCCGCCCTCACCACCGACGCCACCATCGTGCACCTGCACCGTCGCCCACAACCCCTGGTAAACGACCAGGATTCGTACACCACCCTGGTCCGCACAGGCTTCACCGCCCCGAACAGTCCCCTGCTCACCGCACTACGCTCCCATTACCCGAACGCGGACAAAGCACTGACCGCCAGCGGAATCCCCTGGGAGACAACGGCACCCGCCGTCCACCCGGACGACTGGATACGCCTACACGAGCACCTGCTCAGGTAAACCGAACGGAGCAAACCCAGTCCAGAAGTATGCATTCAGTTGGCCGAAAGCCAACGAAACGCATACTTCTGGACTGGCGGCCGTGAACCTCGTCTGCACGGCGATCCACAACTTCGGGACTTATCCGCGCGGCGCGCCATCCTAACCGCGCGCTGATCAGGCCGGCCGATAGCAGCCCGAGTCAGAAGAGGGTCAACGGCGACATGTAGACAGACCTCACCTGTGGCCGACAACAGCGCCGCCGCTCACGAGAGCGGATCGACTGTCCAGCGCATCACTTTTCGAAGAGGTCGAGGGTGGGTTGGGGGTCCCGGCCGCGGACCTCGATGGAGCCGAAGACCAGGTCGGGGGGCGGGACGAGGCCGAGGTGCTCCCAGGCCGCGGCCGTGGCGACCCGGCCGCGCGGGGTGCGGGCGACCATGCCGGCGCGGACGAGGAACGGCTCGCACACCTCCTCGACGGTGGCGGCCTCCTCACCCACGGCGACGGCGAGCGTGGAGACGCCGACCGGGCCGCCGCCGAAGCTGCGCACCAGCGACGAAAGCACCGCGCGGTCCAGGCGATCGAGCCCGAGCGCGTCGACGTCGTACACCTCGAGCGCCGCCTGCGCGATGGGCTGGGTGATCAAGCCGTCGGCGCGCACCTCCGCGTAGTCACGGACGCGCCGCAACAGGCGGTTGGCGATGCGCGGCGTGCCCCGCGAGCGACCGGCGATCTCCGCGGCCGCCGCGTGGTCGATCTCGACACCGAGAATCTGCGCCGAGCGTTGCAGGATGCGCAGCAACTCCTCGGGGTCGTAGAAGTCCATATGCCCGGTGAACCCGAAACGGTCGCGCAGCGGACCGGTCAGCGCGCCGGACCGAGTCGTCGCGCCCACCAGGGTGAACGGGGCTATGTCCAGCGGAATCGAGGTCGCGCCAGGACCCTTGCCGACCACCACGTCGACCCGGAAATCCTCCATCGCGAGATACAGCATTTCCTCGGCGGGCCGGGCGATCCGGTGGATCTCGTCGATGAACAGCACGTCGCCCTCGACCAGATTGCTGAGCATCGCGGCCAGATCGCCCGCCCGCTCCAGCGCGGGCCCGGACGTGATGCGCAGCGCGGTGCCGAGCTCGCCCGCGATGATCATCGCCATGCTGGTCTTGCCGAGGCCGGGCGGCCCGGACAACAGCACGTGATCCGGTGTTCCGCCACGCTGTTTCGCGCCGCGCAGCACCAGCGCCAGCTGCTCGCGCACCCGGGGCTGACCGATGAAGTCGTCCAGCGACTTCGGGCGCAGGCTGGCCTCGATCTCGCCATCGGACTTCAGATAGCTTGGCGTGACCTGGGATTCGGGCGCTTCGCCTTCGTCGTAGTCCATGACCGCTTACCGATTCTTGCCGAGCAGGTTGAGCGCGGCCCGCAGCGCCACGGACGTGCCAGCGGCGGGCTGGTCGGCCAGGACGGCGTCGATCGCCTGTTCGGCCTGTTTGAGGGGGAAGCCGAGACCGGTGAGCGCCTCCACCACCTGGTCACGCACCGGCGTGAGCACCGGGGCGGGCGTCGCGCCGGGCGGGCCCGATTGCACCGGAACGAGATCCACCTTGTCCCGCAGCTCGACCACCATGCGTTCGGCACCCCGCTTACCGATACCGGGCACCCGGGTGAGCGCGGCGACGTTGCTCTCGGCGAGCGCCTTGCGCAACGCCTCCGGCTCGAGCACCGCGAGCACCGCCATCGCCAAACGCGGACCGACCCCGGACACCGTCTGCAACAGACCGAACAGGTCACGGGCCTCGGTGTCGGCGAAGCCGTACAGCGTCATCGAGTCCTCGCGGACGATCATCGCGGTGTAGAGCCGGGTTTCCTCGCCGCGGGTCAGGGTGGCCAGCGTCGCGGGCGTGACGTTGAGCCGATAGCCGATGCCCGCCGCCTCGATCACCGTGTGATCGAGGGCGATCTCCAGCACCTCGCCGCGTACCGACGCGATCACCTCTGTACCGCCTTCCGTTGTTCGGCAAGCCGTTGCGCGTACTTGCGCTGCGCTTCGGCCGCGCGGGCTTCGGCCTGAGCCATGCGCTCCATCAGCGGCGCCCGCCAACAATGACAGATGGCCAGCGCCAGCGCATCGGCCGCGTCCGCCGGTTTCGGCGCGACCTGCAAGCCGAGTATCCGGGTGACCATGGCCGTGACCTGCGCCTTGTCCGCGGTGCCGTTGCCGGTGACCGCGGCCTTCACCTCACTGGGCGTGTGGAACATGACCGGGATGTCCCGGCGCGCGGCCGCCAGCGCGATCACTCCGCCCGCCTGCGCGGTGCCCATCGCGGTACGCACATTGTGCTGGGCGAAGACGCGTTCGATCGCGACGGCCCCTGGTTTGTGCGTGTCCATCCAATGCTCGGCCGCGTCGGCGACCTGCAACAGTCGCTGCGCCAAGTCCATGTCGGCGGGGGTGCGGACCACATCGACATCGATCGCGGTCACCTTCCGCCCCAGCCCGCCCTCGACGATGCTGAGGCCGCACCGGGTGAGACCGGGGTCGACGCCCATCACCCGCACGAATTCCCCTCTCGCAGACACGAACAACTGTTCGA
This genomic interval carries:
- the ruvB gene encoding Holliday junction branch migration DNA helicase RuvB — translated: MDYDEGEAPESQVTPSYLKSDGEIEASLRPKSLDDFIGQPRVREQLALVLRGAKQRGGTPDHVLLSGPPGLGKTSMAMIIAGELGTALRITSGPALERAGDLAAMLSNLVEGDVLFIDEIHRIARPAEEMLYLAMEDFRVDVVVGKGPGATSIPLDIAPFTLVGATTRSGALTGPLRDRFGFTGHMDFYDPEELLRILQRSAQILGVEIDHAAAAEIAGRSRGTPRIANRLLRRVRDYAEVRADGLITQPIAQAALEVYDVDALGLDRLDRAVLSSLVRSFGGGPVGVSTLAVAVGEEAATVEEVCEPFLVRAGMVARTPRGRVATAAAWEHLGLVPPPDLVFGSIEVRGRDPQPTLDLFEK
- the secD gene encoding protein translocase subunit SecD, which codes for MPPSQGSAHPLRLLGVYAALLAVIYALVFFTGDSPQPKLGIDLQGGTRVTLTARTPDGNKPSQDSLRKAQTIIENRVNGLGVLGSEVVIDGDNLVITVPGDDGAQARTMATTAKLLIRPVLQAGRAQAGTPQPVPGAEPGAVPPPGDPGAVPPPAPEPGAEPAPPAEEPQAPAPQGRVFPAQAPPTPTPAPDPALTSREQTQKDIQEARATRQSTDPTVQQAAMAAIDCTKPDPLAGNDDPNLPLVTCGSDGNVYLLDKSRLDGQEISDATSAFDSRRAMNVVQLKFKSTGAEQWAQLTKDMLYKQVAITLDTKVITAPTVQGVQTDGTSEISGSFTASSAKELANTLKYGSLPLSFETSEAETVSATLGLSSLRAGLLAGAIGLAVVLLYCLLYYRMLGFLAGFSLLASGVAVYGLIILLGRWINFTLDLAGIAGLIIGIGLTADSFVVFFERIKDEMREGRSFRSAVPRGWARAQRTNLSGKTVSLIASAVLYILAAGQVKGFAFTLGITTVLDVIVLYLVTAPLMMMASRSSYWAKPSVNGLGAVQEIARERKASTGALVREASR
- the ruvC gene encoding crossover junction endodeoxyribonuclease RuvC, with translation MRVMGVDPGLTRCGLSIVEGGLGRKVTAIDVDVVRTPADMDLAQRLLQVADAAEHWMDTHKPGAVAIERVFAQHNVRTAMGTAQAGGVIALAAARRDIPVMFHTPSEVKAAVTGNGTADKAQVTAMVTRILGLQVAPKPADAADALALAICHCWRAPLMERMAQAEARAAEAQRKYAQRLAEQRKAVQR
- the yajC gene encoding preprotein translocase subunit YajC; its protein translation is MELLFPLLLVALLVPMFLGVRRQKREAAKITEMQDNLKPGDQVITTSGLYGTVVELDDATVDLEIAEEVVTTWLRAAIREVRTDDDATSTDESPVDAPAAETIEESAEQTETRLTKD
- a CDS encoding ribosomal RNA small subunit methyltransferase A yields the protein MAQDFAHRNYSHTQGKIKNGGGGRPSKDRTRRAQAQHTLVSPAAVDSILAVADPRGAVLEPQPGDGLLTQALARRGAQVTAYEPDPLSAAKLSARTRGDHGIRVLRADLSKTRPPREPFAVVGNVPGAATRIIDWCLAAPALTSATLVVTSECAGANGHWDMAAVQHWPWFDRQPHGTIEPASFRPALTTDATIVHLHRRPQPLVNDQDSYTTLVRTGFTAPNSPLLTALRSHYPNADKALTASGIPWETTAPAVHPDDWIRLHEHLLR
- the ruvA gene encoding Holliday junction branch migration protein RuvA translates to MIASVRGEVLEIALDHTVIEAAGIGYRLNVTPATLATLTRGEETRLYTAMIVREDSMTLYGFADTEARDLFGLLQTVSGVGPRLAMAVLAVLEPEALRKALAESNVAALTRVPGIGKRGAERMVVELRDKVDLVPVQSGPPGATPAPVLTPVRDQVVEALTGLGFPLKQAEQAIDAVLADQPAAGTSVALRAALNLLGKNR
- a CDS encoding flavin-containing monooxygenase, yielding MAPQYDAVVVGAGFGGMGAGIELDRLGLGNFVILEREDDLGGTWHVNHYPGLAVDIASVTYSYSFEPNPYWTRLFAPGAELKKYASHIADKYGLRRRMRFGTVVDGARWDAEHEQWVVSLAGGETVTGRYLLTATGFLSQPYTPPFPGIDSFAGKIIHTTAWEDDFDLTGRKAAIIGTGATAVQLVPEVAKRVQALTVFQRTPIWVVPKIDTAIPGPVQKLFEKVPATQKAARLVNTSLLEALMVVGVLHYKQAKLLNKGAGVLAKAHLRASVRDKRTRKQLTPHYDFGCKRPTFSNSYFRTFNKPNVRLETNSIERIEPDGIVTADGHKTEIDTLILATGFNLWDVNFPAIEIIGRDGVNLGKFWRDNRFQAYEGITVPKFPNFLSLNSPYSYSGLSYFTTIEAQMKHMGRLFGELRRRGEQTFEVTEQANAGFLDRVTDKLGSSVFYGGDCSTARSYYFNQHGEAALLRPTSTLNAHREAVSFPLDDYVYGKSA
- a CDS encoding TetR/AcrR family transcriptional regulator: MTHHSVCDDCIIGVVTKPLTRAERRKAELRQEIIDTAFVCFAEKGYHATGIADIAGHLGIGHGTFYRYFSNKRDIIDHVIDDLSAKIIDTLGTDNAPDAATTLDEYRAQTDRIGQALTHILMGDRRVAQLLLVHAPGIDDELTARLYGLLDMADALTASYLEHGVELGYLRADLDTVNTARAVTGMLLAGIVHGLRDTDEATLRGLNEAIRRLLIDGVRKE
- a CDS encoding DivIVA domain-containing protein, which translates into the protein MSPVTPEDVSRISFATPPFGQRGYHADEVDAFLDLVAATMAGRGALAADDLRHVTFDAPRPGGRGYRADQVDEYLDRVRIELEQRQHGVRPAPSGNGQAMLTPDDVQRMRFTHAPVGRRGYNEEEVDAFLDLVAATLAHGGPGSLTVADVRSVRFTEARLGARGYQRDEVDAFSDLVVTALEHAEHQHHRWSLHRDAD